A genome region from Chitinophagales bacterium includes the following:
- the trxB gene encoding thioredoxin-disulfide reductase yields MIETECLIIGSGPAGYTAAIYASRANLKPLMYQGLEPGGQLMTTNEVENFPGYPHGIQGPEMMKELYDQAKRFDADIRPGLITEVDFSSGKPPYICKNEKGEEISAQTVIISTGATAKWLGIPSEQRLNGSGVSACAVCDGFFYRGQEVAIVGAGDSACEEALYLSKLCTTVHMLIRRDQMRASKIMQDRVLRTSNIKVYWNSETDEILGDKVVEAVRIKNTKDGSLQEIPITGFFVAIGHTPQSQIFSKYVETDNDGYIKVIPGTTKTNVEGVFACGDVMDRNYRQAVTAAGTGCMAALEAERYLASKH; encoded by the coding sequence ATGATAGAAACGGAATGCTTAATTATTGGTTCAGGTCCAGCTGGTTATACTGCTGCTATTTATGCTTCGAGGGCTAATTTAAAACCATTAATGTATCAAGGCCTTGAGCCTGGAGGTCAGTTAATGACAACGAATGAAGTGGAGAATTTTCCTGGTTATCCTCATGGAATTCAAGGACCAGAAATGATGAAAGAACTTTATGATCAGGCTAAGCGATTTGATGCTGATATTCGACCAGGGTTAATTACGGAGGTAGATTTTTCTTCTGGTAAACCACCTTATATTTGCAAAAATGAAAAAGGTGAAGAGATATCGGCTCAGACCGTAATTATATCCACTGGAGCTACTGCCAAATGGTTAGGGATTCCTTCTGAACAAAGATTAAATGGCAGCGGTGTTTCTGCTTGCGCAGTCTGTGATGGCTTCTTTTATAGAGGTCAGGAGGTAGCTATTGTGGGAGCAGGGGATAGTGCCTGTGAAGAGGCCCTTTATCTCTCAAAATTATGTACGACCGTGCATATGTTGATTCGAAGGGATCAAATGAGAGCAAGTAAGATTATGCAAGACCGCGTATTAAGAACTTCGAATATCAAAGTTTACTGGAATAGTGAAACGGATGAAATTCTAGGCGATAAGGTCGTAGAAGCTGTAAGAATAAAAAACACCAAAGACGGCAGTCTGCAAGAAATACCGATTACAGGATTCTTTGTAGCTATAGGCCATACTCCACAATCACAGATATTCTCCAAATATGTAGAAACAGATAATGATGGCTATATAAAAGTGATTCCTGGAACTACAAAAACGAATGTAGAAGGGGTATTCGCTTGTGGGGATGTCATGGATAGAAATTATAGACAAGCAGTTACAGCTGCGGGTACTGGATGTATGGCTGCGCTAGAAGCAGAACGCTATCTAGCTAGTAAACATTAG